The proteins below come from a single Staphylococcus sp. MI 10-1553 genomic window:
- a CDS encoding YjiH family protein, which yields MKHQAVKGNQMWRFWVLSLIGVICFFVPFHINGVQTIIVDHVHLAIRAGLKSVMPYIALVMILIGAILPIYRKDYRKTKTDFVIVLAKVLGAMIGVMYVFHIGPKILFEAQYGPFLFDKLMLPLSILIPVGAIALSLLVGYGLLEFIGVLMQPIMRKVFNTPGESAIDAVASFVGSYSLGLLITNRVYKQGVYNYREALIIATGFSTVSATFMVIVARTLDLMAHWNLYFWSCLVITFVVTAISTYLPPISKASKAYYNNQQPPAKPKEGGTRIQQAWLAVKRQSHQATPLFKNMWTHFAEGLEMTVAILPSILSIGFIGLLLANFTPVIDILSYIFYPFIYIFPIAEKALLAKASAISVIEMFLPSLLVVKATIEVKFVVAITSVSAIIFFSALVPCILATEIKVPIWQLLLIWFVRVTLTLLITIPLSLIIF from the coding sequence ATGAAACATCAAGCTGTTAAGGGTAACCAGATGTGGCGTTTTTGGGTTTTGAGTTTGATAGGTGTGATTTGTTTCTTTGTGCCTTTTCATATTAACGGGGTACAAACGATTATTGTCGACCATGTTCATTTAGCAATACGCGCAGGTCTCAAAAGTGTGATGCCTTATATTGCTTTAGTCATGATTTTAATTGGCGCAATCTTACCCATCTATCGTAAAGATTATCGGAAAACGAAGACGGATTTTGTGATTGTTTTGGCTAAAGTTTTAGGGGCTATGATTGGCGTCATGTATGTGTTTCATATCGGACCTAAAATTTTGTTTGAAGCACAATATGGACCGTTTTTGTTCGATAAATTAATGTTGCCATTGAGCATTTTAATTCCAGTTGGTGCCATCGCTTTATCATTGTTAGTCGGTTATGGCCTGTTGGAGTTTATCGGGGTGTTAATGCAACCCATCATGCGCAAAGTGTTTAATACACCAGGTGAATCCGCGATTGATGCGGTCGCTTCATTTGTAGGGAGTTATTCACTCGGTCTGTTAATTACGAATCGCGTATACAAACAAGGTGTATACAACTACCGAGAAGCATTAATCATTGCGACAGGGTTTTCGACAGTATCGGCAACATTTATGGTCATCGTAGCACGTACGCTTGATTTAATGGCACATTGGAATTTGTATTTCTGGAGCTGTTTAGTCATCACATTCGTTGTGACAGCCATTTCGACGTATTTGCCACCGATTTCAAAAGCGTCGAAAGCGTACTATAACAATCAACAACCACCAGCAAAACCTAAAGAAGGAGGTACACGTATTCAACAAGCATGGCTCGCAGTGAAAAGACAATCACATCAAGCGACACCATTGTTTAAAAATATGTGGACACATTTTGCTGAAGGGCTCGAAATGACAGTCGCGATATTACCGTCAATTTTATCGATTGGTTTTATCGGTTTGTTGTTAGCGAACTTTACACCGGTCATTGACATACTGAGTTACATTTTCTATCCATTTATTTATATTTTCCCGATTGCAGAAAAAGCGTTGTTAGCAAAGGCGTCTGCAATATCGGTCATTGAAATGTTTTTACCATCGTTACTTGTCGTTAAAGCAACAATTGAAGTTAAATTTGTAGTGGCAATTACGAGTGTATCAGCGATTATTTTCTTTTCAGCACTTGTACCGTGTATTTTAGCTACAGAAATTAAAGTTCCGATTTGGCAATTGTTATTGATTTGGTTTGTGCGTGTGACATTAACATTATTAATTACAATTCCGTTAAGTCTAATTATTTTTTAA
- a CDS encoding LysR family transcriptional regulator: MKVIQLEYFIEIVHQNSFTKAAQALHISQPSLTATIKKMERDLGYKLLKRTTKEISITEKGIQFYNEAVELVKHYHQSIEKMYDLKMSQTPKIKMAIIESTARWVSTVVQTHQNAHPEQHYQITEILDPNQLAQKLINFDIHLGLSNDQIRHDGIISLPLYQEDYVVLTPQNAFGNQKSVLIKNLPLIVPNRGYQVRKHIDDYFTRLDERPHIIMEVDRFETATNFVHQGMGYAVIPQMYYQSYSTFQLSTIKIRPNIKRTIYLNYSKKREYNQHVFDLVDACCQYWNVARKD, translated from the coding sequence ATGAAAGTTATACAGTTGGAATACTTTATCGAAATCGTACATCAAAATAGCTTCACAAAAGCTGCGCAAGCCTTACACATTAGCCAACCTTCATTGACCGCAACGATTAAAAAAATGGAACGAGATTTAGGCTATAAACTGTTAAAAAGAACGACGAAAGAAATTTCAATTACCGAAAAAGGCATTCAGTTTTATAACGAAGCAGTTGAACTTGTGAAACATTATCATCAATCCATTGAAAAAATGTATGATTTGAAAATGAGTCAAACACCTAAAATTAAAATGGCAATCATTGAATCCACTGCACGTTGGGTTTCAACTGTCGTACAAACCCATCAGAATGCCCATCCAGAGCAACATTATCAAATCACTGAAATACTAGACCCTAACCAATTAGCACAAAAATTGATTAACTTTGATATTCACTTAGGCTTATCAAACGATCAAATTCGTCACGACGGGATTATCTCACTCCCGTTATATCAAGAAGATTATGTCGTTCTCACGCCACAGAACGCCTTTGGAAATCAAAAGTCAGTGTTGATTAAAAACTTGCCACTCATCGTCCCTAACCGTGGCTATCAAGTTCGTAAACATATCGATGACTATTTTACACGATTAGATGAACGTCCCCATATCATCATGGAAGTGGACCGTTTTGAAACGGCGACCAATTTTGTACACCAAGGTATGGGCTATGCAGTCATTCCACAAATGTATTATCAGTCATACTCAACATTTCAACTGAGCACGATTAAAATTCGTCCTAACATTAAAAGAACGATTTACCTGAATTACTCAAAGAAGCGTGAATACAATCAACACGTCTTTGATTTAGTCGATGCATGTTGTCAATATTGGAACGTAGCAAGAAAAGACTAA